Proteins encoded together in one Osmerus eperlanus chromosome 20, fOsmEpe2.1, whole genome shotgun sequence window:
- the LOC134040639 gene encoding NACHT, LRR and PYD domains-containing protein 3-like isoform X1 produces MIHSLQESTMATSNAEHLLRTLDQLGENNLKRFQWYLQNEVDGFNPIPKSKLEKADRPDTVDKMVESYGLERALKITVKILGKIPQNDLAESLMKNCSMDVSGAEEAGENTSTSCLPQVVQGSSNPTETGDHELPSGNPLEYDEYAEKIKYNKRKHQLQLKSKYEETVDRMKQHGKKVLLDSIFTELYITEAGGGEVNHQHEVRQIEAEYRKIRGSEKTITFNNIFKCPRERNKLIRTVLTKGIAGIGKTFSSLKFTLDWANGNENQDIDFIFPLPFRQLNLFKQEKHNLIDVIHKCFKEMEKELLAAIFTETQENKKNLKVLFILDGLDEFQINLNYEKYESCDVVTEPKSIDVLLTNLIMKDLLPSALLWITSRPVTANQIPSECVDLVTEVRGFNEKQREEYFKKRCSDEKAKAIISHIKQPSSKSLYIMCHIPVIAFIIATVLETHGEKELPKTLTQVYILFLVDQVRKMNVKYNRKAESDAPWDKKDIKIIRSLGKLAFKQLEKGNLIFHEADLRKCDIDVQRAANCSGVCTEIFSEDKWGGEEKVYCFIHLTIQELFAALHVFLSFRNDNVNLMSKHFYNRLTFLQSPVRFYKSAVNRTLESENGQLDLFLRFLLGLSMESNQELLTGLLIRRRSSAQSLEKTVKYINKKIREDPSPERCMNLFHCLNELNDRSLVQKIQYYLSSGSFSSEKLSSTQWSALVFVLLTLEEKLDVFDLKIYSRSEEGLLRLLPVVKASKTALLTDCNLSERCCEALASVLPSSDLRELNLSNNDLGDSGMKLLSDGLGNPGCKLETLRLSDCLVTEEGCASLASALRSNPFHLRELDLSYNHPGEKGLKLLSAGLEDPLCKLEKLNVDYGGECRIKPIPRRYVCELTLDPNTAHGNLSLSEENRKVTWMRDEQLYPDHPERFDYWPQVLCREGLSGRCYWEAEWSGGGVYIAVTYKGISRRGRGSDCRLGFNNKSWRLYCGNHSYFVWHNKKRTDIPVPPSGSHRVGVYLDWPAGTLSFYTVSSDTLTHLHTFHTTFSEPLYPGFMLYDYDSSVPVSGRIANVNTC; encoded by the exons ATGATTCACTCTCTCCAGGAATCTACAATGGCTACAAGTAATGCGGAACACCTGTTGAGAACTCTGGATCAACTAGGGGAAAACAATCTGAAGAGGTTTCAGTGGTACCTGCAGAATGAAGTGGATGGGTTTAATCCCATCCCAAAGAGCAAGTTGGAGAAAGCTGACAGACCAGACACAGTGGATAAGATGGTGGAGTCATACGGACTTGAAAGAGCTCTGAAGATCACTGTGAAGATCCTGGGGAAGATTCCACAGAATGATCTTGCTGAGTCGCTGATGAAAAACTGTTCCATGG atGTCAGTGGTGCTGAGGAGGCTGGTGAGAACACTTCAACTTCTTGCCTTCCTCAGGTAGTCCAGGGTTCTTCCAACCCGACTGAGACTGGAGACCATGAACTGCCTAGTGGAAACCCCTTAGAGTATG ATGAATATGCAGAAAAGATCAAATACAACAAACGCAAACATCAACTACAACTCAAATCAAAGTACGAAGAAACAGTTGATAGAATGAAACAGCATGGCAAGAAAGTCCTCCTTGACAGCATCTTCACAGAGCTCTACATcacagaggctggaggtggagaggttaaTCACCAACATGAAGTGCGACAGATTGAGGCAGAATACAGGAAGATTAGAGGGTCagaaaaaacaatcacattCAACAACATCTTTAAATGCCCACGTGAACGAAACAAACTTATCAGAACGGTTCTGACCAAGGGAATTGCTGGAATTGGCAAAACGTTTTCCTCGCTAAAGTTCACTCTAGACTGGGCAAACGGAAATGAAAATCAAGACATTGACTTCATTTTTCCACTCCCTTTTCGACAGCTAAATTTGTTCAAGCAAGAGAAGCACAACTTGATTGATGTCATTCATAAATGCTTCAAAGAAATGGAGAAAGAGCTTCTCGCTGCCATTTTCACAGAAACACAAGAAAACAAGAAAAACCTGAAAGTTCTATTTATCTTGGATGGTCTTGATGAGTTCCAGATAAACCTCAACTACGAGAAGTATGAAAGCTGTGATGTTGTCACAGAGCCGAAGTCCATTGATGTGCTACTAACAAATCTGATCATGAAAGATCTGCTTCCTTCTGCTCTCCTATGGATAACGTCCCGACctgtcacagccaatcagatcccCTCTGAGTGTGTTGACCTGGTGACAGAGGTACGAGGGTTCaatgagaaacagagggaggagtaCTTCAAGAAAAGATGCAGTGATGAGAAAGCCAAAGCAATCATCTCACACATCAAGCAACCCTCATCAAAGAGCCTCTACATCATGTGTCACATACCAGTCATCGCTTTCATTATTGCAACAGTTTTAGAGACCCATGGAGAAAAAGAGTTGCCCAAGACTCTGACTCAAGTTTACATACTCTTCCTGGTTGATCAAGTCAGAAAGATGAACGTGAAGTATAATAGAAAAGCTGAGTCTGACGCACCCTGGGACAAAAAAGACATTAAGATTATTCGATCACTAGGGAAACTGGCGTTCAAACAACTGGAAAAGGGCAACCTGATTTTCCATGAGGCAGACCTGAGAAAATGTGACATTGATGTCCAAAGAGCTGCAAACTGCTCTGGAGTGTGCACAGAAATATTTTCTGAAGATAAATGGGGTGGTGAAGAGAAGGTGTACTGCTTTATCCATCTGACCATCCAGGAGCTTTTTGCTGCTCTGCATGTGTTTCTGTCATTCCGTAATGACAATGTGAATTTAATGtcaaaacatttttacaatagATTAACCTTCCTCCAATCACCTGTCAGATTCTACAAGAGTGCTGTGAACAGAACCTTAGAAAGTGAGAATGGACAGCTAGACCTGTTCCTCCGCTTCCTCCTTGGCCTCTCAATGGAGTCCAACCAGGAACTCTTGACAGGTCTACTAATAAGGAGAAGAAGCAGCGCACAGAGCCTTGAGAAAACAGTCAAATACATCAATAAGAAGATCAGAGAGGATCCCTCTCCAGAGAGATGCATGAATCTTTTCCACTGTCTAAATGAACTGAATGACCGTTCTCTGGTGCAGAAGATCCAATACTACCTGAGCTCAGGAAGTTTCTCCAGTGAGAAGCTCTCATCTACACAGTGGTCAGCTCTGGTCTTTGTGTTGCTGACTTTAGAAGAGAAACTGGACGTGTTTGACCTGAAGATCTACTCCAGATCAGAGGAAGGTCTTCTGAGGCTGCTGCCAGTGGTCAAAGCCTCCAAAACTGCTCT GCTGACTGACTGTAACCTCTCAGAACGGTGCTGTGAAGCGCTGGCCTCGGTTCTCCCTTCCTCAGATCTTAGAGAGCTGAACCTGAGTAACAATGACCTGGGggattcaggcatgaagctgctctctgatgGATTGGGGAATCCAGGCTGTAAACTGGAGACGCTGAG ACTGTCAGACTGTCTGGTCacggaggaaggctgtgcttctttagcctcagctctgaggtccaaccccttccacctgagggaactggatctgagctacaatcatccaggagaaaaaggattgaagctgctctctgctggactggaggatcCACTCTGTAAactggagaaactcaa TGTGGATTATGGTGGAGAGTGCAGGATCAAACCTATCCCTAGGAGAT ATGTCTGTGAGCTCAcgctggacccaaacacagcacatggaaacctctctctgtctgaggagaacagaaaggtgacaTGGATGAGAGATGAGCAGCTGTATCCTGATCACCCAGAGAGATTTGACTATTGGccacaggtgctgtgtagagagggtctgtctgggcgctgttactgggaggcagagtggagtggTGGAGGGGTTTATATAGCAGTGACGTATAAAGGaatcagcaggagagggaggggttctGACTGCAGGCTTGGATTcaataacaagtcctggagACTGTACTGTGGTAATCACAGTTACTTTGTCTGGCACAATAAGAAGAGAACTGACatacctgtccccccctccggctcccacagagtaggagtgtatctggactggccggccggcactctgtccttctacacagtctcctctgacacattgacccacctgcacacattccacacCACATTCTCTGAGCCCCTCTATCCAGGGTTTATGCTTTATGACTATGACAGCTCAgtccctgtgtcaggtagaATAGCTAACGTTAATACATGCTAA
- the LOC134040639 gene encoding NACHT, LRR and PYD domains-containing protein 3-like isoform X4, which produces MIHSLQESTMATSNAEHLLRTLDQLGENNLKRFQWYLQNEVDGFNPIPKSKLEKADRPDTVDKMVESYGLERALKITVKILGKIPQNDLAESLMKNCSMDVSGAEEAGENTSTSCLPQVVQGSSNPTETGDHELPSGNPLEYDEYAEKIKYNKRKHQLQLKSKYEETVDRMKQHGKKVLLDSIFTELYITEAGGGEVNHQHEVRQIEAEYRKIRGSEKTITFNNIFKCPRERNKLIRTVLTKGIAGIGKTFSSLKFTLDWANGNENQDIDFIFPLPFRQLNLFKQEKHNLIDVIHKCFKEMEKELLAAIFTETQENKKNLKVLFILDGLDEFQINLNYEKYESCDVVTEPKSIDVLLTNLIMKDLLPSALLWITSRPVTANQIPSECVDLVTEVRGFNEKQREEYFKKRCSDEKAKAIISHIKQPSSKSLYIMCHIPVIAFIIATVLETHGEKELPKTLTQVYILFLVDQVRKMNVKYNRKAESDAPWDKKDIKIIRSLGKLAFKQLEKGNLIFHEADLRKCDIDVQRAANCSGVCTEIFSEDKWGGEEKVYCFIHLTIQELFAALHVFLSFRNDNVNLMSKHFYNRLTFLQSPVRFYKSAVNRTLESENGQLDLFLRFLLGLSMESNQELLTGLLIRRRSSAQSLEKTVKYINKKIREDPSPERCMNLFHCLNELNDRSLVQKIQYYLSSGSFSSEKLSSTQWSALVFVLLTLEEKLDVFDLKIYSRSEEGLLRLLPVVKASKTALLTDCNLSERCCEALASVLPSSDLRELNLSNNDLGDSGMKLLSDGLGNPGCKLETLRLSDCLVTEEGCASLASALRSNPFHLRELDLSYNHPGEKGLKLLSAGLEDPLCKLEKLK; this is translated from the exons ATGATTCACTCTCTCCAGGAATCTACAATGGCTACAAGTAATGCGGAACACCTGTTGAGAACTCTGGATCAACTAGGGGAAAACAATCTGAAGAGGTTTCAGTGGTACCTGCAGAATGAAGTGGATGGGTTTAATCCCATCCCAAAGAGCAAGTTGGAGAAAGCTGACAGACCAGACACAGTGGATAAGATGGTGGAGTCATACGGACTTGAAAGAGCTCTGAAGATCACTGTGAAGATCCTGGGGAAGATTCCACAGAATGATCTTGCTGAGTCGCTGATGAAAAACTGTTCCATGG atGTCAGTGGTGCTGAGGAGGCTGGTGAGAACACTTCAACTTCTTGCCTTCCTCAGGTAGTCCAGGGTTCTTCCAACCCGACTGAGACTGGAGACCATGAACTGCCTAGTGGAAACCCCTTAGAGTATG ATGAATATGCAGAAAAGATCAAATACAACAAACGCAAACATCAACTACAACTCAAATCAAAGTACGAAGAAACAGTTGATAGAATGAAACAGCATGGCAAGAAAGTCCTCCTTGACAGCATCTTCACAGAGCTCTACATcacagaggctggaggtggagaggttaaTCACCAACATGAAGTGCGACAGATTGAGGCAGAATACAGGAAGATTAGAGGGTCagaaaaaacaatcacattCAACAACATCTTTAAATGCCCACGTGAACGAAACAAACTTATCAGAACGGTTCTGACCAAGGGAATTGCTGGAATTGGCAAAACGTTTTCCTCGCTAAAGTTCACTCTAGACTGGGCAAACGGAAATGAAAATCAAGACATTGACTTCATTTTTCCACTCCCTTTTCGACAGCTAAATTTGTTCAAGCAAGAGAAGCACAACTTGATTGATGTCATTCATAAATGCTTCAAAGAAATGGAGAAAGAGCTTCTCGCTGCCATTTTCACAGAAACACAAGAAAACAAGAAAAACCTGAAAGTTCTATTTATCTTGGATGGTCTTGATGAGTTCCAGATAAACCTCAACTACGAGAAGTATGAAAGCTGTGATGTTGTCACAGAGCCGAAGTCCATTGATGTGCTACTAACAAATCTGATCATGAAAGATCTGCTTCCTTCTGCTCTCCTATGGATAACGTCCCGACctgtcacagccaatcagatcccCTCTGAGTGTGTTGACCTGGTGACAGAGGTACGAGGGTTCaatgagaaacagagggaggagtaCTTCAAGAAAAGATGCAGTGATGAGAAAGCCAAAGCAATCATCTCACACATCAAGCAACCCTCATCAAAGAGCCTCTACATCATGTGTCACATACCAGTCATCGCTTTCATTATTGCAACAGTTTTAGAGACCCATGGAGAAAAAGAGTTGCCCAAGACTCTGACTCAAGTTTACATACTCTTCCTGGTTGATCAAGTCAGAAAGATGAACGTGAAGTATAATAGAAAAGCTGAGTCTGACGCACCCTGGGACAAAAAAGACATTAAGATTATTCGATCACTAGGGAAACTGGCGTTCAAACAACTGGAAAAGGGCAACCTGATTTTCCATGAGGCAGACCTGAGAAAATGTGACATTGATGTCCAAAGAGCTGCAAACTGCTCTGGAGTGTGCACAGAAATATTTTCTGAAGATAAATGGGGTGGTGAAGAGAAGGTGTACTGCTTTATCCATCTGACCATCCAGGAGCTTTTTGCTGCTCTGCATGTGTTTCTGTCATTCCGTAATGACAATGTGAATTTAATGtcaaaacatttttacaatagATTAACCTTCCTCCAATCACCTGTCAGATTCTACAAGAGTGCTGTGAACAGAACCTTAGAAAGTGAGAATGGACAGCTAGACCTGTTCCTCCGCTTCCTCCTTGGCCTCTCAATGGAGTCCAACCAGGAACTCTTGACAGGTCTACTAATAAGGAGAAGAAGCAGCGCACAGAGCCTTGAGAAAACAGTCAAATACATCAATAAGAAGATCAGAGAGGATCCCTCTCCAGAGAGATGCATGAATCTTTTCCACTGTCTAAATGAACTGAATGACCGTTCTCTGGTGCAGAAGATCCAATACTACCTGAGCTCAGGAAGTTTCTCCAGTGAGAAGCTCTCATCTACACAGTGGTCAGCTCTGGTCTTTGTGTTGCTGACTTTAGAAGAGAAACTGGACGTGTTTGACCTGAAGATCTACTCCAGATCAGAGGAAGGTCTTCTGAGGCTGCTGCCAGTGGTCAAAGCCTCCAAAACTGCTCT GCTGACTGACTGTAACCTCTCAGAACGGTGCTGTGAAGCGCTGGCCTCGGTTCTCCCTTCCTCAGATCTTAGAGAGCTGAACCTGAGTAACAATGACCTGGGggattcaggcatgaagctgctctctgatgGATTGGGGAATCCAGGCTGTAAACTGGAGACGCTGAG ACTGTCAGACTGTCTGGTCacggaggaaggctgtgcttctttagcctcagctctgaggtccaaccccttccacctgagggaactggatctgagctacaatcatccaggagaaaaaggattgaagctgctctctgctggactggaggatcCACTCTGTAAactggagaaactcaagtaa
- the LOC134040639 gene encoding NACHT, LRR and PYD domains-containing protein 3-like isoform X2, translating into MATSNAEHLLRTLDQLGENNLKRFQWYLQNEVDGFNPIPKSKLEKADRPDTVDKMVESYGLERALKITVKILGKIPQNDLAESLMKNCSMDVSGAEEAGENTSTSCLPQVVQGSSNPTETGDHELPSGNPLEYDEYAEKIKYNKRKHQLQLKSKYEETVDRMKQHGKKVLLDSIFTELYITEAGGGEVNHQHEVRQIEAEYRKIRGSEKTITFNNIFKCPRERNKLIRTVLTKGIAGIGKTFSSLKFTLDWANGNENQDIDFIFPLPFRQLNLFKQEKHNLIDVIHKCFKEMEKELLAAIFTETQENKKNLKVLFILDGLDEFQINLNYEKYESCDVVTEPKSIDVLLTNLIMKDLLPSALLWITSRPVTANQIPSECVDLVTEVRGFNEKQREEYFKKRCSDEKAKAIISHIKQPSSKSLYIMCHIPVIAFIIATVLETHGEKELPKTLTQVYILFLVDQVRKMNVKYNRKAESDAPWDKKDIKIIRSLGKLAFKQLEKGNLIFHEADLRKCDIDVQRAANCSGVCTEIFSEDKWGGEEKVYCFIHLTIQELFAALHVFLSFRNDNVNLMSKHFYNRLTFLQSPVRFYKSAVNRTLESENGQLDLFLRFLLGLSMESNQELLTGLLIRRRSSAQSLEKTVKYINKKIREDPSPERCMNLFHCLNELNDRSLVQKIQYYLSSGSFSSEKLSSTQWSALVFVLLTLEEKLDVFDLKIYSRSEEGLLRLLPVVKASKTALLTDCNLSERCCEALASVLPSSDLRELNLSNNDLGDSGMKLLSDGLGNPGCKLETLRLSDCLVTEEGCASLASALRSNPFHLRELDLSYNHPGEKGLKLLSAGLEDPLCKLEKLNVDYGGECRIKPIPRRYVCELTLDPNTAHGNLSLSEENRKVTWMRDEQLYPDHPERFDYWPQVLCREGLSGRCYWEAEWSGGGVYIAVTYKGISRRGRGSDCRLGFNNKSWRLYCGNHSYFVWHNKKRTDIPVPPSGSHRVGVYLDWPAGTLSFYTVSSDTLTHLHTFHTTFSEPLYPGFMLYDYDSSVPVSGRIANVNTC; encoded by the exons ATGGCTACAAGTAATGCGGAACACCTGTTGAGAACTCTGGATCAACTAGGGGAAAACAATCTGAAGAGGTTTCAGTGGTACCTGCAGAATGAAGTGGATGGGTTTAATCCCATCCCAAAGAGCAAGTTGGAGAAAGCTGACAGACCAGACACAGTGGATAAGATGGTGGAGTCATACGGACTTGAAAGAGCTCTGAAGATCACTGTGAAGATCCTGGGGAAGATTCCACAGAATGATCTTGCTGAGTCGCTGATGAAAAACTGTTCCATGG atGTCAGTGGTGCTGAGGAGGCTGGTGAGAACACTTCAACTTCTTGCCTTCCTCAGGTAGTCCAGGGTTCTTCCAACCCGACTGAGACTGGAGACCATGAACTGCCTAGTGGAAACCCCTTAGAGTATG ATGAATATGCAGAAAAGATCAAATACAACAAACGCAAACATCAACTACAACTCAAATCAAAGTACGAAGAAACAGTTGATAGAATGAAACAGCATGGCAAGAAAGTCCTCCTTGACAGCATCTTCACAGAGCTCTACATcacagaggctggaggtggagaggttaaTCACCAACATGAAGTGCGACAGATTGAGGCAGAATACAGGAAGATTAGAGGGTCagaaaaaacaatcacattCAACAACATCTTTAAATGCCCACGTGAACGAAACAAACTTATCAGAACGGTTCTGACCAAGGGAATTGCTGGAATTGGCAAAACGTTTTCCTCGCTAAAGTTCACTCTAGACTGGGCAAACGGAAATGAAAATCAAGACATTGACTTCATTTTTCCACTCCCTTTTCGACAGCTAAATTTGTTCAAGCAAGAGAAGCACAACTTGATTGATGTCATTCATAAATGCTTCAAAGAAATGGAGAAAGAGCTTCTCGCTGCCATTTTCACAGAAACACAAGAAAACAAGAAAAACCTGAAAGTTCTATTTATCTTGGATGGTCTTGATGAGTTCCAGATAAACCTCAACTACGAGAAGTATGAAAGCTGTGATGTTGTCACAGAGCCGAAGTCCATTGATGTGCTACTAACAAATCTGATCATGAAAGATCTGCTTCCTTCTGCTCTCCTATGGATAACGTCCCGACctgtcacagccaatcagatcccCTCTGAGTGTGTTGACCTGGTGACAGAGGTACGAGGGTTCaatgagaaacagagggaggagtaCTTCAAGAAAAGATGCAGTGATGAGAAAGCCAAAGCAATCATCTCACACATCAAGCAACCCTCATCAAAGAGCCTCTACATCATGTGTCACATACCAGTCATCGCTTTCATTATTGCAACAGTTTTAGAGACCCATGGAGAAAAAGAGTTGCCCAAGACTCTGACTCAAGTTTACATACTCTTCCTGGTTGATCAAGTCAGAAAGATGAACGTGAAGTATAATAGAAAAGCTGAGTCTGACGCACCCTGGGACAAAAAAGACATTAAGATTATTCGATCACTAGGGAAACTGGCGTTCAAACAACTGGAAAAGGGCAACCTGATTTTCCATGAGGCAGACCTGAGAAAATGTGACATTGATGTCCAAAGAGCTGCAAACTGCTCTGGAGTGTGCACAGAAATATTTTCTGAAGATAAATGGGGTGGTGAAGAGAAGGTGTACTGCTTTATCCATCTGACCATCCAGGAGCTTTTTGCTGCTCTGCATGTGTTTCTGTCATTCCGTAATGACAATGTGAATTTAATGtcaaaacatttttacaatagATTAACCTTCCTCCAATCACCTGTCAGATTCTACAAGAGTGCTGTGAACAGAACCTTAGAAAGTGAGAATGGACAGCTAGACCTGTTCCTCCGCTTCCTCCTTGGCCTCTCAATGGAGTCCAACCAGGAACTCTTGACAGGTCTACTAATAAGGAGAAGAAGCAGCGCACAGAGCCTTGAGAAAACAGTCAAATACATCAATAAGAAGATCAGAGAGGATCCCTCTCCAGAGAGATGCATGAATCTTTTCCACTGTCTAAATGAACTGAATGACCGTTCTCTGGTGCAGAAGATCCAATACTACCTGAGCTCAGGAAGTTTCTCCAGTGAGAAGCTCTCATCTACACAGTGGTCAGCTCTGGTCTTTGTGTTGCTGACTTTAGAAGAGAAACTGGACGTGTTTGACCTGAAGATCTACTCCAGATCAGAGGAAGGTCTTCTGAGGCTGCTGCCAGTGGTCAAAGCCTCCAAAACTGCTCT GCTGACTGACTGTAACCTCTCAGAACGGTGCTGTGAAGCGCTGGCCTCGGTTCTCCCTTCCTCAGATCTTAGAGAGCTGAACCTGAGTAACAATGACCTGGGggattcaggcatgaagctgctctctgatgGATTGGGGAATCCAGGCTGTAAACTGGAGACGCTGAG ACTGTCAGACTGTCTGGTCacggaggaaggctgtgcttctttagcctcagctctgaggtccaaccccttccacctgagggaactggatctgagctacaatcatccaggagaaaaaggattgaagctgctctctgctggactggaggatcCACTCTGTAAactggagaaactcaa TGTGGATTATGGTGGAGAGTGCAGGATCAAACCTATCCCTAGGAGAT ATGTCTGTGAGCTCAcgctggacccaaacacagcacatggaaacctctctctgtctgaggagaacagaaaggtgacaTGGATGAGAGATGAGCAGCTGTATCCTGATCACCCAGAGAGATTTGACTATTGGccacaggtgctgtgtagagagggtctgtctgggcgctgttactgggaggcagagtggagtggTGGAGGGGTTTATATAGCAGTGACGTATAAAGGaatcagcaggagagggaggggttctGACTGCAGGCTTGGATTcaataacaagtcctggagACTGTACTGTGGTAATCACAGTTACTTTGTCTGGCACAATAAGAAGAGAACTGACatacctgtccccccctccggctcccacagagtaggagtgtatctggactggccggccggcactctgtccttctacacagtctcctctgacacattgacccacctgcacacattccacacCACATTCTCTGAGCCCCTCTATCCAGGGTTTATGCTTTATGACTATGACAGCTCAgtccctgtgtcaggtagaATAGCTAACGTTAATACATGCTAA